TCCAATACAACTAAATTCTTATGCGTAGCGCCAAGTTTTGCCAGCGTGTCGCCGTATGTATTTCTCATTGATGTGGGTTTTGCGCTCATTTGCATTTGCACCCTCCAAGTTCATTAAGGGCTTTTTCTGTCTCTGCCTCATTGGGTGCGGCTCCGTGATATTCCACTTTTCTTTCCATGAATGATACGCCTTTGCCTTTAATTGTCCTTGCTATTATTATGGTCGGGATTCCCTTAACTTTTTTTGCCTCTTCAAACGCTTCCATTATTGCTTCAATGTTATGCCCGTCAATTTCTATTACGTTCCAGTTAAACGCTTTCCACTTTTCCACCACAGGTTCAAGCCCGCACTTTACCTGCCCTATGCTGCCGTCTATCTGAAGCCCGTTATAATCAAGAATCGCGCAGACATTATCAAGCCTGCGGGTATACGTGGACATGGCCGCTTCCCATATCTGGCCTTCCTGTATTTCGCCGTCGCCAAGCATTACATAGACGCGGTTGTTCAAGCCTTTTAATTTTGAAGCCAGCGCCATTCCGTTGGCAATGGAAAGCCCCTGCCCAAGCGAACCGGTGGTCATATCAACGCCGGGGGTTTTTTTCATATCAGGGTGGCCTGAAAGGTCACCGTCAATTTTACGCAGATTCCACAAAGCCTCTTCTTTCATAAAACCCGCTTCAGCAAGAGCGGTATAAAGCGCGGGCGCGGCGTGGCCTTTCGAAAGAATAAAACGGTCGCGTTCTTCCCACTTTGGATTTTTAGGATCTATCTTCATAACGTGTTTGTAAAGAACCGCTATCACATCCGCGGCGGACAACGAACCTCCCGGATGACCCGAACAGGCGTATCCAAGCATTTTTATTATGTTAAATCTCATATTCACCGCTGTCTGTTCCAGCATTTTTATTGTGTCAGTATATTTCTTATAACTTCCGCCCGCCTTATGGTGTTCTGCCAGAAATGAATCCAGCTGCGCTTTATCCGGAAGCCCTTCCTGCGCGCCTATTGTCTGCGTCACTATCGCGCCTGCCGCGTTGCCGCAGTCAATGGCGTCAATTACAAATTTTCCGTCCGCAATGGCACACGCGACAGCACCCACAAAAGCGTCCCCGCCGCCTACGGTATCTTTGACATCCATTCCATAACCATGAAATACGGTGGAGCCGTGTTCGTTTACAAGAAGCGTGCCTTCTTTTCCCATTGTTATAATTACATGGTTAACGCCAAGTTTGCGCAGTTCATTGCCCGCAAGCGAGCCTGTTTCCATGTGTGATATAAGCCTGTTTGTCAGGTATCCGCCTTCGCGTTCGTTCATTATTACGATATCAAGCCCGCGCAGGACTTCTTTTATTTCATCGCGGTGTTTGGTGCCGGCGTTGCCGACATTCATCACTGTCTTGACCTTATATTTCTGCGCCAGTTCCAGCGCGCGTTTGATTGCAGGTATCGGTATTTCGGTACAGACTACAACCACTTTGCTGCGCTTAATTGCCGCTTCTGCTTTATCAATATCAGAGGGTATAAGCGTGTCATTAGACCCGGTGAACCAGGTGACCTTATTACCTTTCTGCCCTGTGGTGTTTACAAGCGCAACGCCTGTTGAAACAGATTCATCTATTATAAAATATTCAAGATTTATATTGGGGTGTTTTAAGTTTTTCATGGCAATGTCAGGAACCTGATCTTTGCCTTTTTTGGCAATAAAATTCACTTTTTTTCCAAGCCTGGCAATTGCCACCGCCTGATTAGCGCCTTTTCCGCCCGGTAATATGTAAAAATTATCCCCGGCAACAGTTTCCCCGCGTTCAGGCATACGTTCTGTTTTTACCATAAAATCTATATTAATACTGCCTATAACCGTAATTTCATCCACTAAAAAAGTCCTCCGCTATTCTTATTATATAATGCAGTAATACACATAAGGCAAAATAAAGGCAGTTTTAGCCCCATGTCCTGATTTTTTACCCGAAAATGCATTAAACTTACAGGTTAAAAAAAGGTTTTTATATTATACACATTTTTTAGGTATTTTCTATACTTTTTTGCAGTATCCGGTATTTTGCCGGGCTATGCCTTTATAATCTTTACCAGCATATCCTTCTGCTTCTGCATGAATTTTGCCGCGGCCGCCTTTGTGGCGCCTTCCACGTAAATATGAAAATACGGCCTGTCATTATCCGGAATAATAAGCGCGTTGGATGTGGTTTCAGTGAACCTTATGCCTTCAACTTCATTAACGTCGTTCTTTTTCTTCATTTCGCCAAGCGCCATCATAACTGCGCCCCTTTTATCCCATGGTACAGGGACTGTATCGGTAAGTTTTATGTACTTTGGAAGCGAAGCCACTAAAGTGGAAAGCGGTTTGCCGTATTTTGCCAGGTATTCAAGGAATTTTACCGTGGATATCATGGCGTCAAAAGCCGGCTGGAATTCCGAAAAAATGTACCCGCCTTTTTCTTCCGCCACAAACTTTGCCTTGCCCGTGTTAGCGGCTGTCATCATGGCGCGGTAGCTTGTACCCACGCGCAATGCTTTGCCGCCGTCTGCCAGCGCCATTTTTTCAAAAACTCCGGGTACATTTACCGGAACCGCAACCGTAGCGCCTTTATTTGAACCAAGGAAAAGTTTTACCATTGTCATAAGGCCGTCATCTTCAATCAAAAGCTGGCCTTTATCATCTACAATAAAAATTTTCTGAGCGCCGGCGTCTATCATTATACCGGCGTCCGCTTTTAAGGTCTTTACCATTCCGGCAAGGCTGTCTAAGTCTGTCTGAAATTTTTCCGCGGAACGGGTAAGTTTTTTCTCGTTATTATGGGCGTTTAGCGCTATAACATCACAGTTAAGCCCGCCTAAAATGGACGGGAAAATATTTAAAGCATTACTGTATGAATAATCTATGATTATTTTGAACCTTCTGGCTTTTATCTTTTCCACGTCCACAAATTTCATGAAACCGTCCTGATAATATTCCAGCGCCCTTGGCGGGTATGAAATTATCCCCACATCATCGCTTTCCGCCCTTCTGTATTCTTCGCGGAAAAAAGAATTTTCTATGGATTTTTCCTGTGACAGCGAAATGTCCATGCCGTCGCTGTCAAAGAATTTAATATCAAGCATCTTCGGGTCATACGGCGACTTTCTTATATGAAGCCCGCCCGCCACTTTTAGAGACTTGGCGACATATTTTGTAACCGGAAGCGGCATTATGCGAAAGTCGTAAATGTTAACGCCTGTTGAAAGTATGCCCGCCATTATGCTGCGTTCTATCATAAATGACGCCCTGTGGTAATCGCGCGATATCAGCACATGGCTGCCTTTTTTTAATGTGGACCCAAACGCGCCGCCTATCCTTGCGCCTATTTCAGGTGTAATTTCTGTGTTTGCCATGGCGGTAATGCCGTAAATATCAAACAGCCTGTTGCTCCACCGTTCGCCGTAAATAAGCGATCCGGAGATAACAGAAAAATCATCCACTGTCTTTTTTGGCCACAGCTTTACTTCAGGTTTAATTATGGTCTCTTTTCCAATATGGCAGTCGTCGGAAATAACCGCGCCCACGCCAATGTACGCCTTGTAACGTATCATATTGTTGCGGCCTATTACAGCCTCTTTAATATCAACTTCCTTTTCAATTTTGTTGTTGTCCCATATGATAGAACGCACAATCTTGGCGCCGCTGTCAATATAACAGTTGTCGCCGATTACAGAACTTGCTATTTCCGCGCCCTCTTCAATAGTGACGTTGTTTCCAATCACCACGGCGTCCCTGAATTTTACGCCGGCTGCTATCTTTACGTCTTTTCCCACCCATACGTCGCGTCCTATCTTGCCTTTTCTTTCGCCTTTAATTTCACACTCTATTTCGCCTTTTAATATATCCT
This DNA window, taken from Candidatus Goldiibacteriota bacterium HGW-Goldbacteria-1, encodes the following:
- a CDS encoding nucleotidyltransferase; its protein translation is MKAVILAGGFGTRLRPLTTNIPKPMAPVMNTPMLEHIINLLKKYGMTDITMMLYFQPEVITSYFRDGADFGVKINYVTSEQDLGTAGCITLAKEKLKDDSFLIISGDVFTSFNLGDAMASHKKNKALATIVLTKSTDPLRYGIVVTEKDGKVSKLLEKPSWGEVFSDTINTGIYIFEPEIFKNIPENVDYDFAKQLFPDLLAKKKALYGFTGDGYWKDIGTLAEYRQVHEDILKGEIECEIKGERKGKIGRDVWVGKDVKIAAGVKFRDAVVIGNNVTIEEGAEIASSVIGDNCYIDSGAKIVRSIIWDNNKIEKEVDIKEAVIGRNNMIRYKAYIGVGAVISDDCHIGKETIIKPEVKLWPKKTVDDFSVISGSLIYGERWSNRLFDIYGITAMANTEITPEIGARIGGAFGSTLKKGSHVLISRDYHRASFMIERSIMAGILSTGVNIYDFRIMPLPVTKYVAKSLKVAGGLHIRKSPYDPKMLDIKFFDSDGMDISLSQEKSIENSFFREEYRRAESDDVGIISYPPRALEYYQDGFMKFVDVEKIKARRFKIIIDYSYSNALNIFPSILGGLNCDVIALNAHNNEKKLTRSAEKFQTDLDSLAGMVKTLKADAGIMIDAGAQKIFIVDDKGQLLIEDDGLMTMVKLFLGSNKGATVAVPVNVPGVFEKMALADGGKALRVGTSYRAMMTAANTGKAKFVAEEKGGYIFSEFQPAFDAMISTVKFLEYLAKYGKPLSTLVASLPKYIKLTDTVPVPWDKRGAVMMALGEMKKKNDVNEVEGIRFTETTSNALIIPDNDRPYFHIYVEGATKAAAAKFMQKQKDMLVKIIKA